The following proteins are encoded in a genomic region of Alistipes shahii WAL 8301:
- the tilS gene encoding tRNA lysidine(34) synthetase TilS: MNLLDSFQRYIDENDLATHDDRILLTVSGGVDSMVMLSLFTRCGYRVGVAHCNFQLRGAESDEDEVLVEDEAKKHGAAFYNRRFETRAEMERTGESMEMAARRLRYAWFDALSREHGYTAIAIAHHADDSIETFFINLLRGTGLRGLTGISTQVGKVIRPLLFASRKEILEYAVQNRIPFREDSSNRSTKYLRNKIRLGLIPRIREINPKFTSLMSRNLARLTDAQLFINHGIERIRSEAVTSDTGIDTIHLDRLDPAFPQGFVIYELLSSGYGFKGDVIDALCHSLEQDATGRRFYARERVASIDRGKIVIAPIAPDDACLTTVRKGAPRSYCGNSVLYYEYCDIDTIKNFGVPENIAQIDADRLQFPLTLRRWRDGDWFVPFGMTGRKKVSDFLVDAKVSVAEKQRQFVLLSGDEIVWLVGRRIDDRYRLTPDTENVLRITKEIV, from the coding sequence ATGAATCTTTTGGACTCTTTTCAACGCTACATCGACGAGAACGACCTCGCCACGCACGACGACCGTATCCTGCTCACCGTCTCGGGCGGCGTGGACTCGATGGTCATGCTCTCGCTGTTCACCCGCTGCGGCTACCGGGTGGGCGTGGCCCACTGCAACTTCCAGCTGCGCGGCGCAGAGAGCGACGAGGACGAAGTGCTGGTGGAAGACGAGGCCAAAAAGCACGGCGCGGCGTTCTACAACAGGCGCTTCGAGACCAGGGCCGAAATGGAGCGCACGGGCGAGTCGATGGAGATGGCGGCCCGGCGGCTGCGCTACGCATGGTTCGACGCCTTGAGCCGCGAGCACGGCTACACGGCCATCGCCATCGCCCACCATGCCGACGACTCGATCGAAACCTTTTTCATCAACCTGCTGCGCGGAACCGGCCTGCGGGGGCTGACGGGAATCTCGACACAGGTCGGAAAGGTGATCCGTCCGCTGCTGTTCGCGTCGCGCAAGGAAATTCTCGAATATGCCGTCCAGAACCGCATCCCCTTCCGGGAGGATTCGTCGAACCGGTCGACCAAATACCTGCGCAACAAGATCCGGCTGGGGCTGATCCCCCGCATCCGCGAAATCAACCCCAAGTTCACGAGCCTGATGAGCCGCAACCTCGCGCGCCTGACCGACGCCCAGCTGTTCATCAACCACGGCATCGAACGCATCCGCTCGGAGGCCGTCACCTCGGACACGGGGATCGACACGATCCATCTCGACCGCCTCGATCCGGCCTTTCCGCAGGGATTCGTGATCTACGAACTGTTGAGTTCGGGCTACGGATTCAAGGGCGACGTGATCGACGCACTGTGCCACTCGCTCGAACAGGACGCCACGGGACGGCGGTTCTACGCCCGCGAAAGGGTGGCCTCGATCGACCGCGGAAAGATCGTCATAGCGCCGATAGCCCCCGACGACGCGTGTCTGACGACGGTGCGCAAAGGCGCCCCGCGCAGCTACTGCGGCAACTCGGTCCTCTACTACGAATACTGCGACATCGACACGATCAAGAATTTCGGCGTTCCCGAGAACATCGCGCAGATAGACGCCGACCGCCTGCAATTCCCGCTCACGCTGCGCCGCTGGCGCGACGGCGACTGGTTCGTGCCGTTCGGCATGACGGGCCGCAAAAAGGTGTCGGACTTCCTCGTCGACGCCAAGGTCTCCGTGGCCGAGAAGCAGCGGCAGTTCGTGCTGCTGTCGGGCGACGAGATCGTCTGGCTCGTCGGACGCCGCATCGACGACCGCTACCGCCTTACGCCCGACACGGAAAACGTGTTGCGCATCACCAAAGAAATCGTTTAA